A single genomic interval of Megalobrama amblycephala isolate DHTTF-2021 linkage group LG17, ASM1881202v1, whole genome shotgun sequence harbors:
- the slc1a7a gene encoding solute carrier family 1 member 7a encodes MALGAVWSRVKNVCQQNGLLILSVLAVVIGCLLGFFLRSKHLSEQEVKYFQFPGELLMRMLKMLILPLVVSSLMSGLAALDAKCSSRLGIMTISYYLWTTFVAVVVGIVMVIIIHPGGAAQKEDSEDSGKPIMSSADALLDLIRNMFPANLVQATFQQYRTKSIPIMKPKPTISQDIQEITTKRVFIYGIQDDNGTDIQNFSLDLTPPPDVVFRTLPGTSEGMNVLGIVIFSATMGIMLGRMGPNGSALVNFCQSLNEAVLKIVAIVIWYFPFGIVFLVAGKILEMDDPSAMGKKLGFYAITVVMGLVLHGLFILPSMYFFITKKSPIVYIRGILQALLISLATSSSSATLPITFKCLLENNHIDRRIIRFVLPVGATINMDGTALYEAVAAIFIAQVNNYELDFGQIITISITATAASIGAAGIPQAGLVTMVIVLTSVGLPTDDITLIIAVDWALDRFRTMVNVMGDALATGIMAHICRKDFVKEGEEIPLICETKPMISIQQMMSYQKNGCFQPPPTGPMRKLEHLSPDVTRLMQLEEGIKPTDKKKSPHLSPHHYKRDHKDKDHCTIDMNGLETNV; translated from the exons ATGGCGTTGGGTGCGGTGTGGAGCCGCGTTAAAAATGTGTGCCAACAGAACGGCCTCCTCATCTTATCAGTCTTGGCCGTGGTTATCGGATGCCTGCTGGGATTCTTCCTGCGCTCCAAACATCTCTCTGAGCAG GAGGTGAAGTACTTCCAGTTCCCAGGGGAGTTACTGATGCGGATGTTGAAGATGCTCATCCTGCCTCTAGTGGTCTCCAG TTTGATGTCTGGTTTGGCAGCACTAGATGCTAAGTGCTCCAGTCGACTGGGCATCATGACAATTTCTTATTATCTGTGGACGACCTTTGTGGCTGTGGTGGTGGGCATTGTCATGGTCATCATCATCCACCCGGGTGGAGCTGCCCAGAAAGAAGACTCAGAGGACAGCGGGAAGCCCATCATGAGCTCAGCTGATGCTCTACTGGACCTTATCCG CAACATGTTCCCAGCCAACTTGGTCCAAGCAACTTTTCAACAA TATCGCACGAAAAGCATCCCTATCATGAAGCCTAAACCCACCATCAGTCAGGACATACAAGAGATCACCACAAAACGGGTCTTCATTTATGGAATCCAAGATGACAATGGCACAGACATCCAGAACTTCTCCCTTGACCTGACGCCACCTCCCGATGTGGTCTTCCGAACGCTTCCTGGCACCAGTGAAGGCATGAATGTCCTGGGTATCGTGATCTTCTCAGCTACTATGG GTATCATGCTTggaagaatgggaccaaatggCAGCGCTCTCGTCAACTTCTGTCAGAGTCTGAATGAAGCTGTGCTGAAAATTGTGGCCATTGTTATATG GTACTTCCCGTTTGGTATTGTGTTTCTGGTGGCTGGAAAGATCTTGGAAATGGATGACCCCTCGGCTATGGGGAAGAAACTGGGCTTCTATGCCATCACTGTGGTCATGGGGCTGGTGCTTCATGGCCTGTTCATCCTGCCTTCCATGTATTTCTTCATTACGAAAAAGAGCCCCATTGTCTACATCCGAGGGATTTTACAGGCCCTTCTCATCTCATTAGCTACTTCATCCAG CTCTGCCACACTGCCTATCACCTTTAAGTGCCTCCTGGAGAACAACCACATCGACCGTCGCATCATTCGCTTCGTGCTTCCTGTGGGTGCTACTATCAACATGGACGGCACTGCGCTATATGAGGCCGTGGCAGCCATCTTTATCGCTCAAGTCAACAACTATGAGCTGGACTTTGGGCAGATCATCACCATCAG CATCACTGCTACAGCAGCCAGTATCGGTGCTGCCGGCATTCCACAGGCCGGTCTGGTGACCATGGTGATAGTGTTAACCTCAGTGGGACTTCCTACAGATGACATCACTCTAATTATTGCTGTGGATTGGGCCCT GGATCGTTTCAGGACGATGGTGAACGTGATGGGTGATGCTCTGGCCACAGGAATCATGGCACACATATGCAGAAAAGACTTTGTGAAGGAGGGTGAGGAG ATTCCTCTCATCTGTGAGACCAAGCCTATGATCAGCATCCAGCAGATGATGTCCTATCAGAAAAACGGCTGCTTCCAGCCCCCTCCGACAGGCCCCATGAGGAAACTCGAGCACCTGTCACCTGACGTGACCCGTCTAATGCAGCTGGAAGAGGGCATCAAGCCCACCGATAAGAAGAAGTCCCCTCACCTGTCTCCACACCATTACAAAAGAGACCATAAAGACAAAGACCATTGTACCATTGACATGAACGGTCTGGAGACCAATGTCTAG